The Echinicola rosea genome has a segment encoding these proteins:
- a CDS encoding rhamnogalacturonan lyase — MLTNLLKNGKVMHLAVLLSLTCSSFLASAQGLRQMEALDRGLVAIPTNEGGNFVSWRVLGTEPEEISFNLYSISSSGDAKKLNSTPLTKTSSFLDESPVGGDVSYEVRPIIDGEEQKASKPTAVWNQAYLSIALQTPEGYMPNDASVGDLNGDGQYEIVLHQAGRTHDNSHKGLTDPPILQAYTLEGDMLWEINLGKNIRDGAHYTQFMVYDLDGDGKAEVACKTADGTTDGLGTVIGDPKADWRNDDGYILEGPEFLTIFDGLTGKALATTDYIPPRYPGKLHPTTDELKSLWGDGYGNRMDRFLAGIAYLDGEQPSLIMTRGYYTRTVLAAWNWRDGELSEVWTFDSEDGDPTHKPYGGQGYHSLSVGDIDEDGKDEIVFGAMAIDDDGTGIYTTGLGHGDALHLSDIDPEHPGMEVFGIHEHVKHEHGANLRDAATGEIIWSYPSPDVGRGLAIDIDPRYQGYESWASGEGLHGLWNVKGEMISDKKPRSCNMGIWWDGDLLREILNGVDIDKWDFENERSERIFTGEDYYMAKNNGTKSNPALCADIFGDWREELIGRTADGSELRIFSTTIPTEYRFYTLMHDPVYRLSVAWQNVGYNQPAHTGFYLGAGMKKPAKPRISVK, encoded by the coding sequence ATGTTAACCAACTTATTAAAAAACGGCAAGGTAATGCACCTTGCCGTTCTACTTTCACTCACTTGTAGTTCGTTTTTAGCATCTGCCCAAGGCCTACGGCAGATGGAAGCCTTGGACAGAGGCCTTGTGGCGATTCCGACCAACGAGGGCGGTAATTTTGTTAGTTGGCGGGTGCTGGGTACTGAACCAGAAGAGATCAGCTTCAACCTGTATTCGATATCTTCTTCCGGCGATGCCAAAAAGCTCAATTCCACTCCACTCACCAAAACCAGTAGTTTTTTGGATGAGTCACCAGTAGGTGGTGACGTTTCTTATGAGGTGAGGCCGATTATTGATGGAGAAGAACAAAAAGCATCCAAGCCAACAGCCGTCTGGAACCAAGCGTACCTTTCCATAGCCCTCCAAACCCCAGAAGGCTATATGCCAAATGACGCTTCCGTAGGCGACCTCAATGGCGATGGACAATATGAAATAGTACTGCATCAAGCCGGCAGGACACACGATAATTCCCACAAGGGACTGACTGACCCGCCGATCTTGCAAGCCTATACCCTCGAAGGGGACATGCTCTGGGAGATCAATTTGGGCAAAAACATCAGGGATGGTGCACATTATACGCAGTTTATGGTCTATGACCTGGATGGGGATGGCAAGGCCGAAGTGGCCTGTAAAACGGCCGATGGCACCACGGATGGCCTGGGGACGGTTATTGGTGACCCCAAAGCCGATTGGCGCAATGATGATGGTTATATTCTGGAAGGCCCCGAGTTCCTGACGATTTTTGATGGCCTGACCGGTAAAGCGCTGGCGACGACGGATTATATTCCACCAAGATACCCTGGAAAATTACACCCTACCACTGATGAACTCAAGTCCCTTTGGGGCGATGGCTATGGCAACCGCATGGACCGGTTTTTGGCGGGCATTGCGTATTTGGACGGGGAGCAGCCCAGCCTGATCATGACACGTGGCTATTATACCCGTACGGTGTTGGCAGCGTGGAATTGGCGGGATGGAGAGCTTTCCGAGGTGTGGACTTTTGACAGCGAAGATGGTGATCCCACACACAAGCCATATGGAGGCCAAGGGTACCATAGCCTGTCTGTGGGAGATATCGATGAGGACGGCAAGGACGAAATCGTATTTGGAGCCATGGCGATCGATGATGACGGGACTGGGATTTACACCACAGGCCTTGGGCATGGAGATGCCTTACATCTTTCGGATATTGATCCAGAGCATCCTGGGATGGAGGTTTTTGGTATCCATGAACATGTAAAACATGAGCATGGTGCCAATCTAAGGGATGCGGCCACTGGTGAAATTATCTGGTCTTATCCTTCTCCTGACGTGGGCCGTGGACTGGCCATAGACATCGATCCGCGATACCAAGGCTATGAAAGCTGGGCTTCCGGAGAGGGACTGCATGGCCTTTGGAATGTGAAGGGAGAAATGATATCTGACAAAAAGCCCCGCTCTTGCAATATGGGCATTTGGTGGGACGGAGATTTGCTCAGGGAAATCCTTAATGGCGTGGATATCGACAAGTGGGATTTTGAAAACGAGCGATCTGAAAGGATTTTTACAGGAGAGGATTACTACATGGCCAAAAACAACGGTACTAAATCCAATCCGGCTTTGTGCGCGGATATCTTTGGTGACTGGCGCGAGGAGCTGATCGGCAGAACTGCCGATGGCAGTGAGCTACGAATTTTCAGCACTACCATTCCTACGGAATACCGTTTTTATACCTTGATGCACGATCCTGTTTACCGTCTTAGCGTCGCGTGGCAAAATGTGGGCTACAATCAGCCAGCACATACTGGGTTTTATCTCGGCGCAGGAATGAAAAAGCCGGCAAAGCCAAGGATTAGTGTTAAGTAG
- a CDS encoding RagB/SusD family nutrient uptake outer membrane protein produces the protein MKMIHIPVKRYLGMAMLGLGLFSCSDMLEVEPAAELDKDRHYQNEFDADAAVIGVYGKLMRLAEQYVVLNEVRADLLEATMMADPDLVDLSNHSVVASDNNKYADPKPFYEIIINCNDALQGLEKMRDEKRITEEQYVQRYSDIGAVRSWVYLQVGIHFGEVPYVTESLESIDDVNNPSLSPRLSLPELVDELVKFMETLPYMDPYPNNVGLVGNYDGYNMLPFFINKKVLMADLYLWQGNYQQAAANYRDIMETATEGGPSNNDYYDRYRMSWGGGSKFNVKYGKDNDINTLNDNNTDGWRSIFGMASGERYEMTEWVWIMHYDSDFAPEYPFVRLFANSGDGEYQLKPSKEVLDLWHEQTQWNNFEFDARGALSTNNWETDYPEVAKYTFHYNPMTSPLVKDGKWFLERAASVHLKYAEAANRDNSIDELPKLARALVNESLSAAYTPDDFSGDDVTDVQNTLYLSYPYDFDARQGDFPYYRGTWYRHQGIRGRAYLPPVVLPEDITTVQAERDWTEELIIDESALELAFEGHRWPQLLRMAMRANDPSVLADRVYDKMSKSNNPETVARAAGVRAKLMAGDWFLPFHWEE, from the coding sequence ATGAAAATGATACATATTCCAGTCAAGAGATACCTCGGAATGGCCATGCTGGGCTTAGGGCTTTTTTCCTGCTCGGATATGCTGGAGGTAGAGCCTGCGGCAGAGCTGGACAAGGACCGCCATTACCAAAATGAATTTGATGCGGATGCAGCGGTCATAGGAGTATATGGAAAGCTGATGAGGCTTGCTGAGCAATATGTCGTGCTCAATGAGGTAAGGGCTGACCTGCTGGAGGCCACGATGATGGCCGATCCGGATTTGGTGGACCTGAGCAATCACTCGGTCGTGGCATCCGATAACAACAAGTATGCTGATCCCAAGCCCTTCTATGAAATCATCATAAATTGTAATGATGCATTGCAAGGCTTGGAGAAAATGCGCGATGAAAAGCGGATCACTGAAGAGCAATATGTCCAGCGGTATTCGGATATCGGTGCGGTTCGCTCTTGGGTGTACTTACAGGTGGGCATTCACTTTGGGGAAGTGCCCTATGTGACCGAATCCCTGGAGTCGATCGATGATGTGAATAATCCTTCCTTGTCTCCAAGGCTGAGTTTACCGGAGCTAGTGGACGAACTGGTGAAGTTTATGGAAACATTGCCTTATATGGATCCCTATCCGAATAATGTCGGTCTAGTAGGGAACTATGATGGGTATAACATGTTGCCTTTTTTCATCAACAAGAAGGTGTTGATGGCTGATTTGTACCTGTGGCAGGGAAATTACCAGCAGGCAGCCGCCAATTATCGAGATATAATGGAAACTGCTACTGAGGGTGGACCGTCCAATAACGATTACTATGATCGCTATAGAATGTCTTGGGGTGGAGGCTCTAAGTTCAACGTGAAATACGGTAAGGACAATGATATCAATACCCTTAATGATAATAACACTGACGGGTGGCGAAGCATCTTTGGAATGGCATCTGGGGAACGTTATGAGATGACTGAGTGGGTGTGGATCATGCACTATGATAGCGATTTTGCTCCTGAATATCCTTTTGTACGTTTGTTTGCCAATTCTGGTGACGGAGAATATCAGCTCAAGCCTTCAAAGGAAGTCTTGGATCTATGGCATGAGCAGACTCAATGGAATAATTTTGAGTTTGATGCGCGAGGGGCATTGTCCACAAACAATTGGGAAACGGATTATCCCGAAGTGGCAAAATATACTTTCCATTATAATCCCATGACCTCCCCTTTAGTAAAAGATGGCAAATGGTTTTTGGAAAGGGCAGCATCTGTTCACTTGAAATATGCCGAGGCGGCCAATCGTGATAACAGTATTGATGAGCTCCCTAAATTGGCGAGGGCATTGGTAAATGAAAGCCTAAGCGCAGCCTATACTCCCGACGACTTTTCTGGAGATGACGTGACGGATGTGCAAAACACCCTGTACTTGTCTTATCCATATGATTTCGATGCCAGACAAGGTGATTTCCCTTACTATAGAGGAACTTGGTATCGGCATCAAGGAATTCGTGGAAGGGCTTATTTACCTCCGGTAGTACTTCCAGAAGATATTACCACCGTTCAGGCGGAAAGGGACTGGACAGAGGAATTGATCATAGATGAATCCGCATTGGAGCTGGCCTTCGAAGGACATCGCTGGCCACAATTGCTGAGAATGGCGATGCGCGCAAACGATCCGTCGGTGCTGGCTGATAGGGTCTATGATAAAATGTCCAAGTCCAATAATCCAGAAACCGTGGCCCGTGCAGCCGGTGTAAGGGCTAAGCTAATGGCCGGTGACTGGTTCTTGCCGTTTCATTGGGAAGAGTAA
- a CDS encoding DUF6250 domain-containing protein: MKRLFIMIITGAFLASCGGSGNKESKLATKELSGENIVSSRKTVAETDKVLASEDFSTPLDSSKWKVEMDDLPNSSVAVEGGKLVLDTKGGVTVWLNQKLKGNIEITYKRQVVMADGTNDRLSDLNQFWMATDPENENLFTRGGKFAEYDSLSMYYVGFGGNYNGTTRFREYQGDGEKTLLFDLDDEDHLLKPNHWYTIKIKVEDGLVSYWVDGEKFFEYQDETPLTEGYFGFRSTWSRHEIDDLKIVRLEN; this comes from the coding sequence ATGAAGCGATTATTCATAATGATCATTACAGGGGCTTTTTTAGCTTCCTGTGGAGGTTCTGGTAATAAGGAATCGAAGTTAGCGACCAAGGAACTATCAGGAGAAAATATCGTGTCCAGCAGGAAAACAGTTGCTGAAACCGATAAGGTGCTGGCATCAGAAGACTTCTCCACCCCACTGGACAGTAGCAAGTGGAAGGTGGAGATGGATGACTTGCCCAATTCCTCAGTGGCCGTGGAAGGTGGAAAGCTGGTGCTGGACACCAAAGGAGGCGTAACGGTCTGGCTGAACCAAAAGCTAAAAGGTAACATTGAAATCACCTATAAACGGCAAGTGGTGATGGCGGATGGCACCAATGACCGCCTATCGGACCTTAACCAGTTTTGGATGGCTACAGATCCGGAGAATGAAAACTTATTTACCCGTGGTGGGAAATTTGCAGAATATGACTCCCTGAGCATGTACTATGTTGGATTTGGTGGCAACTATAATGGAACCACCCGTTTCAGAGAATACCAAGGGGATGGTGAAAAGACGCTGCTATTTGACCTTGACGATGAAGACCATCTGCTGAAGCCCAATCATTGGTACACCATCAAAATCAAAGTGGAAGATGGTCTGGTGAGCTACTGGGTGGATGGGGAGAAGTTCTTCGAGTACCAAGATGAAACCCCATTGACAGAAGGCTACTTTGGCTTTAGGTCCACTTGGTCCAGGCATGAGATAGACGACCTTAAAATCGTTCGTCTGGAGAATTGA
- a CDS encoding DUF4861 domain-containing protein, translated as MKHSFWVVGSAFLMAYACSPAKKEEKPLQFTVNNQASLALTDKPVVIKKGEIPGLESQAGKWPLVVSVGDTVAAQYDDTDGDGQWDELFFVTDLAANDAKTFTIGWADEVPEFAPRTSVRFGKREGADIPVHPAQADTLPADGLPKSVGYQPYQTDGPSWENDKVGFRHYFDGRNAKDLFGKKTSAMSPEDVGINSEGAVEDNYHVMHDWGRDILAVGNSVGLGGVALMIDDEPARMGVTVNDAVNNVEESVFQIVKEGPVRSVIQYNYNNWQPQDRSYDVQEVSTIWPGMYAYKNAVSVEGLQGDETLLVGLVNINNDHELSEIEVNDEWVVLLTHDQQTYEKEWWLGMALILPRSVYEGYTEAPKEGPLSNTYLAKLNVENGQPVEYFAAAGWELSDEQFTDRDYFTKYITNLTKQLSADVTVSWEE; from the coding sequence ATGAAGCATTCATTTTGGGTAGTAGGTTCGGCGTTTTTAATGGCTTATGCATGCAGCCCCGCCAAAAAGGAGGAAAAACCATTGCAATTTACGGTGAACAATCAAGCCTCCCTGGCCTTGACCGACAAGCCAGTGGTGATCAAAAAAGGAGAAATTCCAGGCCTTGAATCGCAAGCCGGCAAATGGCCGCTAGTGGTTTCGGTGGGAGACACTGTTGCTGCTCAGTATGATGACACCGATGGTGATGGTCAGTGGGATGAGTTGTTTTTTGTCACCGATTTGGCAGCGAATGATGCTAAGACCTTTACAATAGGTTGGGCGGATGAGGTGCCAGAATTTGCCCCGCGCACCAGTGTGCGCTTTGGCAAACGGGAAGGAGCCGACATTCCCGTTCATCCGGCACAAGCGGACACCTTGCCAGCCGATGGATTACCCAAAAGTGTGGGCTACCAACCCTACCAAACCGACGGCCCAAGCTGGGAAAATGATAAAGTGGGCTTCCGCCACTACTTTGACGGCAGGAATGCCAAGGATCTTTTCGGCAAGAAAACTTCGGCCATGAGCCCAGAAGATGTAGGGATCAATAGCGAAGGAGCGGTGGAGGACAATTACCATGTGATGCACGATTGGGGGCGTGATATTTTGGCCGTTGGCAACTCCGTTGGTCTTGGTGGTGTGGCCCTGATGATCGATGATGAACCGGCAAGAATGGGCGTCACTGTAAATGATGCGGTAAACAATGTAGAAGAAAGTGTCTTTCAAATTGTGAAAGAAGGCCCCGTCCGCTCGGTGATTCAGTACAACTATAACAACTGGCAGCCCCAGGACCGCAGTTATGATGTGCAGGAAGTAAGTACGATCTGGCCTGGGATGTATGCCTATAAAAATGCCGTTTCTGTGGAGGGATTGCAAGGAGACGAAACACTTTTGGTGGGCCTGGTAAATATTAACAATGATCATGAGCTGAGTGAAATAGAGGTGAATGATGAATGGGTGGTCTTGCTGACCCATGATCAGCAGACCTATGAAAAGGAATGGTGGCTTGGCATGGCGCTGATCCTGCCAAGGTCCGTTTACGAAGGCTACACGGAGGCACCAAAAGAAGGCCCATTATCCAATACCTATTTGGCCAAATTAAACGTAGAAAATGGTCAGCCGGTAGAGTATTTTGCCGCAGCAGGATGGGAGCTTTCTGATGAGCAATTTACCGACAGGGATTATTTTACCAAGTATATTACCAATCTGACAAAGCAGCTCAGTGCTGATGTAACGGTAAGTTGGGAGGAGTAA